The sequence GGCAAGATCGCCTGGCAGGTGCCCTGCCACCAGCGCGTGCAGAAGATCGGCCCGAAGACGCGCGAGATCCTGCAACTGGCGCCGGACACCGAGATCACCACCATTGAGCGCTGCTCCGGCCACGACGGCACCTACGGCGTGAAGCACAAGACCTATGCGCTCTCGCGCAAGCTGGCCAAGCCGGTGGAGAACCGCGTGCAGCAGGCCGCACCCGACCACTTCACCAGCGACTGCCCGATGGCTGGCGGCCACATCGCCCACGGCCTCGACGACAAGCCGGCGGCGGAGCATCCGTTGAGCCTGCTGCGCAAGGCCTACGGAATCTGAGCATGGACAAACTCACCCGCGCCGACCTGCTCTCCCTCGAAGCCTACGCACAGCAGCGCGCAGAATTCCGCACCTGCGTGATGGCGCACAAGCAGCAGCGCACGGTGCACCTGGGCGAGCATCTCACGCTGATCTTCGAGGACCGCCTGAGCATCCAGTACCAGGTGCAGGAAATGCTGCGCATCGAGCGCATCTTCGAGGCCGCCGGCATCCAGGACGAACTCGATGCGTACAATCCGCTGGTCCCCGACGGCAGCAACCTCAAGGCCACCATGCTGATCGAATACCCCGACGCCGAGGAGCGCAAGCGCGAGCTGGTGCGCCTGCGCCACATCGAGCACGCGATCGCGCTGACCGTGC is a genomic window of Rhodanobacter thiooxydans containing:
- a CDS encoding DUF3501 family protein encodes the protein MDKLTRADLLSLEAYAQQRAEFRTCVMAHKQQRTVHLGEHLTLIFEDRLSIQYQVQEMLRIERIFEAAGIQDELDAYNPLVPDGSNLKATMLIEYPDAEERKRELVRLRHIEHAIALTVHGHAPVTAIADEDMERSNQEKTAAVHFLRFELDAAMIADWRSAAPVTLASTLPALPLEALLTPGQLHTLAADFA